The nucleotide window AGTTTATTCGTAACATCTCTAAAGGTCGACGGATTAGGGGGGGTAAATTGCAGTTCTCAGGTAAAGAAGTGTTTTTTGATCGCGATGATCTCATCGTGAGTAAAACAGATCCACAAGGCCGACTCACATACGTTAACCATACATTTCTGGATATAGCTGAATATTCGGAAGAAGAGTGTGTCGGCCAACAACACAACATGATCCGCAACCCGAACATGCCGAGGGCGATATTCGAGTTGTTGTGGAAAACCATCGCCAGCGGCGAGGAAATCTTCGCCTACGTGGTCAATGCAACCAAATCAGGCGGTCATTATTGGGTGATCGCCCACGTGACGCCCAGCATCGTGAACGGGCAGATCGTCGGCTACCATTCGACACGCCGTGTGCCGAACGGTGAAACCATTCGCACCACCATCATGCCACTCTACGACCGTCTCCAGTCGGTCGAGAAATCCAACTCGCTGAAAAAGGATGCGCTCGCCGCATCGGTTGGCGCCCTCAACGACATGCTGAGGGAAAAAGGCGTGACATATAATGAGTTCATTTCAAACCTGATGAAGAGTGACTGACATGTTTATGCGCAACAGCAAGTCCACGAATGGGTCATCCGCCACCATCAGCGACGAAAAAATCGGCGAAATACTGGACGTTCTCGAAAAGGTTTGCCGCGGCGATTTCGAAGCGCGGGTCAAAAACGTCACGACGGTCCAGGGCCGAGAGAGAGAACTCAGCGTCAAGATCAACGAGATGATCGACCGCTCCGATGCCTACGTGCGCGAGTCCAAGGCGTGCCTCGGCTTCATTGCGAAAAACCAGTATTTTCGAAGGATTTCAGAGAACGGCATGCTCGGAGCGTACCGGGAAGCTTCGCAAGCAATCAACGTGGCCGCCGACGGCGTTGAAGAGAAGATGAACCAGTTTGGTGAAATGGTGGGCTCCATTGCCGGGGCGGCACGAGATCTCAAAGAAAATTCCGGAACGCTGCAGGGAGCCGCCACCATGGCGAGCGATCGCGTCGGTGCTGTTGCGGCAGCAGCAGAAGAGGCTGGAACCAATACCCAAACCGTAGCCGCGTCTGCAGAGCAATTGAACGCCTCCATTCAGGAGATCAACCATCAGGTCGCTGAGTCGAGCACGATGGCGGCCGACGCCAAAGACCGTGCCGGCGAAGCTAACGCGTTGATTGGAGGGCTCTCGGAAGCCTCCGAAAAAATTGGCGGCGTTGTCAAACTGATCAACGACATCGCCGGGCAAACCAATCTGCTGGCACTCAATGCCACCATCGAGGCGGCCAGGGCCGGAGATGCCGGAAAGGGTTTCGCGGTCGTGGCCGCGGAAGTCAAGGGGTTGGCCGGACAGACGGCGATAGCGACTGATGAAATCAAAAAGCAGATCGATGATATTCAGGAATCCACCCGGCACGCTGTCAGGGCAATCAACGAGATTACCGAGAAGGTCACGATTTTCAGCGACGTAACGACATCCATATCGGCGGCCGTCGAGGAACAGGGCGCAGCCACTCAGGAAATCACCCGTAATGTTCAAGAGACGTCGGCAGGCGTCAGGGAGGTGTCGGAGAGTATCGTCTCGGTCAGTAGCAATGTCGATCAGGTGAACGACGTGAGCGGAAAACTCTCTACCGTTGCAGAAGGCCTATCGGGGCAAGCCGACGCTCTGGCCAAAGTCCTTCAGAATTAGTCCACGATCCAAATCGCGAGTGCGCTCGATCCGGAGCAATATAGCTTGGTTACCGTCATTCCGGTTTAGCCAATTGCCGGCGCATCGCCTTGCGAGATACCGACTTCGGTAGAGCTTAATGCATGACAAATTCAAACACCGAGTGGCACGCATCAACGATGAACGGCGCACGTCAATTAGGAACAAACTCAATGATGCGACAGTTGAACTTGAGAGGCTGGAAGCGGAACTGGTCGAGACCGGACTGTATAAGACCTTTCCCGTAACCCGTGAGTTCTTGATTGCCATCGTTGCGCTTCGTCACGAACTGCGACATTGGCATCAGACAAGCGGCACCGCGCCTGACGCGATCGACCTTCTCAAAAGGATTGAGGCCATAATGCAAAACATAGTCGCTAACTTGGCTCCGGCCATGGAGGAGTAGGATTGTAATGCTCGGTATTGATCAGCCAATCGAATATGCTTGGCCCGACAGGGGCCCTCGCGCCCCTCTCGGCCGGATTTGAGCGCCTTCAAGTTTATTGAACATGTGCGTCAGCAACATCAACACAACCACGCTTGACGAGCTTGCCGCTCCTTTGCACCCGAAGGAAGCGGAACGCCTCGCGGAACTCAAACGAACCGGGCTTTTGGACACTCTGGCCGATTGCCGAATTGACCGCATCACCGAACTGGTCTCGCGGACGCTCAAGGTGCCCACGGTTCTGTTCAGTCTTGTCGACGAAGACCGTCAATGGTTCAAATCCATGTGCGGATTCGAAATCCGGGAAATAAGGCGTGAGGTCGCCTTTTGCGCGCATGCAATTCTTGAACGGAAGCCATTCCTGATCGTTCCGGACGCTCGGGAAGACGCGCGTTTCGCCAAGAATCCGTTAGTGACGGGCGCTCCTCATATCAGGGCTTATTGTGGAAGACCTATCCGGTCCCCCTCCGGCCTGCCAATCGGGACGTTGTGTGCCATCGACTACGCTCCCCGTATATTCGATGAAGACTTCCTGGGGAGCTTCGATCTTTTCGCGGGATTAGTCGAACATGAAATCTACCGATCAATTTCGGGCGAACTCGTCAGCGCCCGTCCCGGGGAAACCGGGCGCGGAAACCTGCAATCAGGCGACCTTCTGAAGAGCAATGAGCAGTTTGAGGCGACAATCAAGGAGCTGGTCGCGTTCAATCGGGACACCGCTTTTTGTTGCCTGCAAATCGGCATTCCAAAACTGGGCAACATTGCGCGTAATTTCGGAACAACTGCAGCAGATGAGGTCGTCTCTAAAATTGCCGATTCCATAAAGGTCGCCTTGCGAGACAGGGAACACGTTATCGGCCGCGGCGCCTTTTGCGACATCGTCGCCATTTGTGGGTTTACCAACACAAAAGACACACTCGATTTCGTGCTTGAGGACATCGAAAGCGCGATAGGCACGCAGGTGCTCACATGCGTCGGCTCCATCCAGACCCCTGTTCGGGTCGGCGCGGATATTTTAAACGCGGGCGACCAGGAAATTCATACCGTTTTCTGGAATGCCCGAACGGCACACGACGCCATTATCACTATGGAACCGGGCGTTCACGGCAAACTCTTCACTACCGGCATGGCCGAGACCGTACGATTGCTGCAGTCGGTGATGCGCGACCTGCCCGCCGCGATTTCCAAGGGGCAGATCGAGCTGTTCTTTCAGCCCAAGATCGATGTTTCGAGCTCTCGTATCTGCTCCGTCGAATCCCTGTTGCGCTGGCAACACCCGGAACATGGATGGTTGCCTCCGATCAAGATCATCGAGGCGGCAAGAGTGATCGGTATTGAACGAGAGCTGGACAATTACATCATCCGGCAGGCCTGCTTCCAGTTCATGAAGTGGCGCCGAAGTGAGCTTAAAATAGACACCATTTCGGTCAATATCTCGTCCCATGGTCTTTTGCGGCCCGATTTCGTCGAGGACCTGGCAACGATCATCTCCGAAACGCGGATCAACCCTGTTCATCTTGAGATTGAGATCCTGGAGGATTCTTTAATCGTGAATTTTGAGGAGACGGTCGCGCTTCTGGCCGAGTTGCGCCATCTCGGAGTCAAAATCAGCCTGGACGATTTTGGTACAGGTCAATCATCACTCTCTTATCTCCAGAAGCTCCCACTGGATATTATCAAGATCGACCGCGAATTTTTCAAAGACATCCTGGATGACCCGAGAAAGTGCGCTCTGGCCCGTCAGATAATAAATTTAGGGAAAACGCTTGGTCTTAAGACCGTTGCCGAAGGCATCGAGACAGCCGGTCAGTATAAAATCATGCAATCGTGCCAATGCGACATGATCCAGGGTTATTTCTTTTCGCGACCACTGCCAGCAACAGCCTTCGAAGCTCTGTACCGGCGTAACGGCGGCGA belongs to Nisaea sp. and includes:
- a CDS encoding PAS domain-containing protein, with translation MQFSGKEVFFDRDDLIVSKTDPQGRLTYVNHTFLDIAEYSEEECVGQQHNMIRNPNMPRAIFELLWKTIASGEEIFAYVVNATKSGGHYWVIAHVTPSIVNGQIVGYHSTRRVPNGETIRTTIMPLYDRLQSVEKSNSLKKDALAASVGALNDMLREKGVTYNEFISNLMKSD
- a CDS encoding methyl-accepting chemotaxis protein, translating into MFMRNSKSTNGSSATISDEKIGEILDVLEKVCRGDFEARVKNVTTVQGRERELSVKINEMIDRSDAYVRESKACLGFIAKNQYFRRISENGMLGAYREASQAINVAADGVEEKMNQFGEMVGSIAGAARDLKENSGTLQGAATMASDRVGAVAAAAEEAGTNTQTVAASAEQLNASIQEINHQVAESSTMAADAKDRAGEANALIGGLSEASEKIGGVVKLINDIAGQTNLLALNATIEAARAGDAGKGFAVVAAEVKGLAGQTAIATDEIKKQIDDIQESTRHAVRAINEITEKVTIFSDVTTSISAAVEEQGAATQEITRNVQETSAGVREVSESIVSVSSNVDQVNDVSGKLSTVAEGLSGQADALAKVLQN
- a CDS encoding EAL domain-containing protein, with the protein product MCVSNINTTTLDELAAPLHPKEAERLAELKRTGLLDTLADCRIDRITELVSRTLKVPTVLFSLVDEDRQWFKSMCGFEIREIRREVAFCAHAILERKPFLIVPDAREDARFAKNPLVTGAPHIRAYCGRPIRSPSGLPIGTLCAIDYAPRIFDEDFLGSFDLFAGLVEHEIYRSISGELVSARPGETGRGNLQSGDLLKSNEQFEATIKELVAFNRDTAFCCLQIGIPKLGNIARNFGTTAADEVVSKIADSIKVALRDREHVIGRGAFCDIVAICGFTNTKDTLDFVLEDIESAIGTQVLTCVGSIQTPVRVGADILNAGDQEIHTVFWNARTAHDAIITMEPGVHGKLFTTGMAETVRLLQSVMRDLPAAISKGQIELFFQPKIDVSSSRICSVESLLRWQHPEHGWLPPIKIIEAARVIGIERELDNYIIRQACFQFMKWRRSELKIDTISVNISSHGLLRPDFVEDLATIISETRINPVHLEIEILEDSLIVNFEETVALLAELRHLGVKISLDDFGTGQSSLSYLQKLPLDIIKIDREFFKDILDDPRKCALARQIINLGKTLGLKTVAEGIETAGQYKIMQSCQCDMIQGYFFSRPLPATAFEALYRRNGGELQPQDLSD